Proteins co-encoded in one Cytophaga hutchinsonii ATCC 33406 genomic window:
- a CDS encoding PorP/SprF family type IX secretion system membrane protein encodes MRRITSFGFCMLFLMDFSMQTHAQTGDITPVVFDQFFQNYYLINPASSDSTGKIQVNIGNRSLIGLFDGVNRLYVDGNVRINHRTAMQYSRLGALVIAYNDGAFINRTRAYLRYSWSTSISERASISAGISAGMVKYTFLASQAGGGGSSTSFDGNAGLWYIRPKLKIGISYQQFTRSELTPVNQTFLLTPYINVNAVYASYLSAHVLLTTHVFYRYESGSVFDIQAAPVFLFNDLFEAGINLRYKRGVAILFGLKSIHVGTGNIRFMGSFMLSTRKLANTLDNAFELSAGYSF; translated from the coding sequence GTGAGAAGAATTACCTCGTTTGGTTTCTGTATGCTTTTTTTGATGGATTTTTCCATGCAAACCCATGCACAAACGGGAGATATTACGCCTGTTGTATTTGATCAGTTTTTTCAGAATTATTACCTCATCAATCCCGCAAGTTCAGACAGTACCGGTAAGATACAGGTCAACATCGGAAACAGATCACTGATCGGTTTGTTTGATGGTGTAAACCGCTTGTATGTGGATGGCAATGTACGGATCAATCACCGTACCGCTATGCAGTACAGCAGACTCGGTGCCCTGGTGATTGCGTATAACGATGGTGCTTTTATTAACAGAACGCGTGCATACCTCAGGTATTCCTGGTCAACATCCATCAGTGAACGTGCTTCCATCTCGGCAGGTATTTCAGCAGGTATGGTGAAGTATACGTTTCTTGCTTCACAGGCTGGCGGCGGCGGTTCTTCAACTTCTTTTGACGGCAATGCAGGTTTGTGGTACATACGGCCTAAATTAAAAATCGGTATATCGTATCAACAATTCACCCGTTCGGAATTGACACCCGTGAATCAAACATTTCTGCTTACTCCGTACATAAATGTAAATGCGGTCTATGCTTCTTATCTCAGTGCACATGTATTGTTAACAACGCATGTATTCTACAGGTATGAATCAGGTTCTGTGTTTGATATACAGGCGGCACCTGTTTTTTTATTCAACGATCTGTTTGAAGCAGGTATTAATCTGCGTTACAAAAGAGGTGTTGCAATTTTATTTGGTTTGAAATCAATCCATGTCGGTACAGGAAATATCCGCTTTATGGGTTCGTTTATGTTAAGCACCCGGAAGCTGGCCAATACACTTGATAACGCATTTGAACTATCGGCAGGCTATTCGTTTTAA
- a CDS encoding YitT family protein — protein MNKLLSRIIETSVINRRRESKEQYSSFEKAKEFRLLKIDLGRVVKDIILISLGIMSAAIGLKSFLLPAKFIDGGATGIALLLSELTKIELASLLILVNIPFVVLGYHVISKKFAIKTGIAIAVLAIVTHLFSFPEITHDKLLVSIFGGFFLGAGIGFSVRGGAVIDGTEVLAIYVSRKFGVTMGDVIIGFNVLIFSVAAYTLTIETALYSMITYLAASKTIDFVVEGIDEYIGITVISSHSEEIREMITTNMHKGVTVYKGKRGFGKHGHVDDLDIIYTIITRLEISKINTEIEKIDPNAFVVMTSVKDTRGGMVKKRRLKH, from the coding sequence TTGAATAAACTACTTTCAAGAATCATTGAAACGTCTGTAATAAACAGAAGGCGTGAATCAAAAGAACAGTATTCTTCTTTTGAAAAGGCTAAAGAGTTTCGTCTTCTTAAAATAGATCTTGGCAGAGTGGTTAAAGATATTATACTTATTTCATTAGGTATTATGTCTGCGGCCATCGGGTTGAAAAGTTTTCTTCTTCCAGCTAAATTTATAGATGGAGGTGCAACCGGTATTGCACTGTTATTATCCGAACTTACAAAGATAGAACTGGCAAGCCTGCTGATTCTGGTAAACATTCCATTTGTTGTTTTAGGGTATCATGTGATCAGCAAAAAATTTGCAATTAAAACCGGCATTGCCATTGCTGTGCTGGCCATTGTTACGCATTTATTTTCTTTCCCTGAGATTACGCACGACAAATTACTGGTAAGTATTTTTGGTGGCTTTTTCTTAGGTGCCGGTATCGGTTTCTCTGTACGCGGAGGTGCTGTTATTGATGGAACAGAAGTACTGGCAATTTATGTAAGCCGCAAATTTGGCGTTACCATGGGCGATGTAATCATTGGTTTTAATGTATTGATTTTTTCAGTAGCAGCGTATACACTTACCATTGAAACAGCTTTATATTCTATGATCACGTATTTAGCAGCGTCCAAAACCATTGACTTTGTTGTTGAAGGTATTGATGAATACATTGGCATTACGGTTATTTCATCGCACAGCGAAGAAATACGGGAAATGATTACAACAAACATGCACAAAGGTGTTACGGTATACAAGGGCAAACGCGGATTTGGAAAACATGGCCATGTAGATGATCTGGATATTATTTATACCATCATAACCCGTTTGGAGATAAGTAAAATAAATACCGAAATTGAAAAAATTGATCCGAATGCATTTGTTGTCATGACAAGTGTAAAAGATACCCGCGGCGGCATGGTTAAGAAAAGACGCCTGAAACATTAA
- a CDS encoding agmatine deiminase family protein codes for MNKNTPAQQGYSFPAEWAKHKATWLSWPHKEASWPGKLDSIFPQYAQFIKLIAEGEEVRINVANAAMEAFARGYIEKAGADMHNVFFHHFPTNDAWCRDHGPAFLVNPAAEQKKVIVDWGYNAWGGKYPPYDLDDVIPTKIAQMYNIPVFHPGIVMEGGSVEFNGRGTLLTSTSCLLNPNRNPSKSREQIEEYLEDYYGVEHILWLGEGIVGDDTDGHIDDITRFVNEDTVVTVVEENKSDDNYFLLKDNLKDLHKMRLENGKQLNVIELPMPSAVIYDDQRLPASYANFYISNNHVVVPTFRDKNDEVALEILQQLFTDRKVTGLDSTDIIWGLGSFHCLSQQEPA; via the coding sequence ATGAATAAAAATACTCCAGCTCAACAAGGTTATTCGTTTCCGGCAGAATGGGCAAAACATAAAGCAACCTGGTTAAGCTGGCCGCATAAGGAAGCTTCCTGGCCAGGTAAATTAGACAGTATTTTTCCTCAGTATGCGCAGTTTATCAAATTGATTGCTGAAGGTGAAGAAGTACGCATCAATGTTGCCAATGCTGCAATGGAAGCTTTTGCCAGAGGATATATTGAAAAAGCAGGTGCAGACATGCACAATGTGTTTTTTCATCATTTCCCTACTAACGATGCCTGGTGCAGAGATCACGGGCCTGCATTCCTTGTAAACCCGGCGGCAGAACAGAAAAAAGTAATTGTCGACTGGGGATATAATGCCTGGGGCGGCAAGTATCCTCCGTACGATCTGGATGACGTTATTCCTACAAAAATTGCACAGATGTATAACATTCCCGTGTTTCACCCGGGAATTGTTATGGAAGGCGGATCGGTAGAGTTTAACGGCAGAGGTACATTACTGACATCCACATCGTGCTTATTGAATCCGAATCGCAACCCTTCAAAAAGCAGGGAACAAATAGAGGAATACCTGGAAGATTATTACGGCGTGGAACATATCTTATGGCTTGGAGAAGGCATTGTGGGAGATGATACAGATGGCCATATTGATGACATTACACGTTTTGTAAATGAAGATACTGTAGTAACGGTTGTGGAAGAAAATAAAAGTGACGACAATTATTTTCTGTTAAAAGACAACCTGAAAGACTTACATAAGATGCGCCTGGAAAATGGCAAGCAGTTAAACGTAATTGAATTGCCGATGCCTTCGGCTGTGATCTATGATGACCAGCGCCTGCCGGCTTCTTATGCAAACTTTTACATCAGCAACAACCATGTTGTTGTGCCTACATTCAGAGATAAAAATGATGAAGTTGCGTTAGAGATATTGCAACAGCTTTTTACCGATAGAAAAGTAACCGGATTAGATTCAACAGATATTATCTGGGGCCTTGGAAGCTTCCATTGCCTGAGCCAGCAGGAACCTGCTTAA